Proteins from a genomic interval of Nostoc sp. TCL240-02:
- a CDS encoding ribonuclease Z, with protein MQITFLGTSSGVPTRSRNVSSVALRLPQRAELWLFDCGEGTQHQIMRSELKISQLSRIFITHMHGDHIFGLMGLLATCGLAGNVERIDIYGPPGLNDYIQSASRYSYTHFSYPIKVHAIRPGIIYEDDDFTVSCGNLHHRITALGYRVAEKDRTGRFDVEKAKALEIPSGRIYGQLKRGETVTLDDGRVIDGTQLCGPTEIGRKIAYCTDTIYCDGAVELAHDADVLIHEATFAHQDADMAFQRLHSTTTMAAQTALAAGAHRLIMSHFSPRYAPGNTLELKDLLKEARAIFPRTDMAYDFMIHEVPRRREVELTKVGV; from the coding sequence GTGCAGATAACATTCTTAGGGACGAGTTCCGGTGTACCCACGCGATCGCGCAATGTTTCCAGTGTCGCCCTGAGATTACCCCAAAGGGCTGAACTGTGGTTATTCGACTGTGGTGAAGGCACCCAGCATCAAATTATGCGGAGTGAGCTGAAAATCAGTCAACTCTCCCGAATTTTTATCACCCACATGCACGGCGACCACATCTTTGGCTTGATGGGACTTCTTGCTACTTGCGGCTTGGCTGGCAATGTGGAAAGAATTGATATTTATGGACCACCTGGATTAAATGATTACATTCAATCCGCCTCACGCTACTCCTACACACACTTTTCCTACCCAATTAAAGTTCACGCCATCCGTCCAGGGATAATTTATGAAGACGATGACTTTACCGTTAGCTGCGGTAATTTGCATCACAGGATTACAGCTTTAGGCTATCGCGTAGCCGAAAAAGACCGGACAGGACGCTTTGATGTGGAAAAAGCCAAAGCGTTGGAAATTCCTTCTGGTCGTATTTACGGTCAACTCAAACGCGGTGAAACTGTTACTTTAGACGACGGCCGGGTGATTGATGGCACCCAATTATGCGGTCCTACAGAAATTGGCCGGAAAATTGCCTATTGCACAGACACAATTTATTGTGATGGTGCAGTGGAATTAGCTCATGATGCAGATGTATTAATTCACGAGGCAACCTTTGCCCATCAAGATGCAGATATGGCTTTTCAGCGCTTGCATTCCACAACCACAATGGCAGCGCAAACAGCTTTAGCTGCTGGGGCACATCGACTGATTATGAGTCATTTCAGCCCCCGTTATGCTCCTGGCAATACCTTGGAGTTGAAGGATCTCCTCAAAGAAGCCCGTGCTATTTTTCCCCGCACCGACATGGCTTATGATTTCATGATTCATGAAGTACCCAGACGACGAGAAGTAGAGTTAACCAAGGTAGGCGTTTGA
- a CDS encoding polysaccharide biosynthesis tyrosine autokinase → MAKISLNQEQQITTTSAQSAVDIRQLSTILLRRRFLILGVYCVVMSVASLLAVIAKPTYQSSMQILVNSNLSQGAQSNNIPVVADTQVTNSNYQVVDSTTQMKLMLSSKLLQKAVDLVHSDYPDITLADINGQTKQNKKVPLEVTPEEGGIGANKVFSQVFKVSFNDEDPVKAQKLLQALQKVYQNYNEEQQKERLNHGLAFVNARLPEIKKEVSKADKNLEQFRKKHKLLDPEVQSKILLESLADIQNQLQTTRANLQDANARYDNLEQQIASSSQQNELISSRLNQSSRYQTLLSEIQKTELALAKERLRYTDDYPSVQKLKQQRQSQLSLLRQEVKSITNSSKGEPLSKGQIIGVDPTLIDEFILVQTTVLGLTANEKNLAESEQRLRSELNKYPSLIAEYNRLLPKVETSHKTLEQLLQVQQSLGLKIAQEGYNWQVLTEPSIGTSMGNNRLFLLVGGTLIGPILGILAALILEKFNDAIYCAGDLKKLTNLRILGSVPKLPSHSAKKRWLGLSWKERRRSNDSVIEATTRLPVHENLDMIYQNIQILKYPLPFKSLMFTSALPGEGKTTLVLGLVASATRMHRRVLVIDANLHNPSLHKILGLSNDWGLSLLLVDETTTHFQDYIQPIHPSIDILTAGPEPEDTVKLLSSERMKELIELFEQSYDLVLIDAPPILGTVDARIVASFCNAIVMVERMGKVTRTELTQATEILSQLNLIGIIANEVSNSQKVLAS, encoded by the coding sequence GTGGCTAAGATTAGTCTGAATCAAGAGCAACAAATTACTACTACTTCAGCACAAAGCGCAGTTGACATCAGACAACTATCTACTATTTTGCTTCGCCGACGCTTTTTGATTTTGGGGGTTTACTGTGTAGTTATGTCTGTTGCTAGTCTCTTAGCTGTTATTGCCAAACCTACTTACCAGAGCAGTATGCAGATACTGGTGAATTCCAATTTATCTCAAGGGGCACAGTCAAATAATATTCCAGTCGTGGCAGATACTCAGGTTACTAATTCTAATTATCAAGTTGTTGATTCCACTACTCAGATGAAACTTATGCTGAGTTCTAAGCTTCTCCAGAAAGCCGTAGATTTAGTTCATTCTGATTATCCTGATATTACCTTAGCGGATATCAATGGTCAAACAAAACAGAACAAAAAGGTACCTCTAGAAGTAACTCCAGAAGAGGGAGGTATAGGAGCTAATAAAGTTTTTAGTCAAGTATTTAAAGTTTCTTTCAATGATGAAGATCCAGTTAAAGCACAAAAATTACTGCAAGCTTTACAAAAAGTTTATCAAAATTACAATGAAGAACAACAAAAAGAACGCCTGAATCATGGGCTAGCTTTTGTAAATGCTCGCTTACCGGAGATCAAAAAAGAGGTAAGTAAAGCTGATAAAAATTTGGAACAATTTCGCAAAAAACATAAATTACTAGATCCCGAAGTCCAAAGTAAAATCTTGCTAGAATCTCTAGCCGATATTCAAAATCAGCTACAAACTACTCGTGCCAACCTTCAAGATGCAAACGCCCGCTACGATAACCTAGAGCAACAAATAGCCTCTTCATCCCAGCAGAATGAACTAATTTCTTCTCGTTTAAATCAGTCAAGCCGCTATCAAACATTATTGAGTGAAATTCAAAAGACCGAACTAGCATTGGCTAAAGAGCGACTGCGCTATACAGATGATTATCCATCGGTACAAAAGCTAAAGCAACAGCGCCAGAGTCAATTGTCGCTATTACGACAAGAGGTAAAATCTATTACTAATAGCAGTAAGGGAGAACCGCTTTCAAAAGGGCAAATAATAGGGGTTGATCCAACGCTAATAGATGAGTTTATTCTGGTGCAGACAACTGTTTTAGGACTAACTGCCAATGAAAAAAATCTAGCTGAGTCAGAACAGCGTCTCCGTTCTGAACTAAACAAATACCCAAGCTTAATAGCAGAGTACAATCGTTTACTGCCAAAGGTAGAAACTAGTCATAAAACCCTTGAACAACTCCTTCAAGTACAACAGTCTTTAGGGCTAAAAATTGCTCAGGAAGGATATAATTGGCAAGTTTTAACAGAACCTTCTATAGGGACTTCTATGGGGAATAACAGATTATTCCTTTTGGTTGGAGGAACTCTGATTGGACCGATTTTAGGTATTTTAGCAGCCTTGATTTTAGAAAAGTTTAATGACGCTATTTATTGTGCGGGAGATTTAAAGAAACTGACAAATCTACGTATACTGGGATCAGTGCCAAAATTGCCGTCGCATAGTGCAAAAAAACGGTGGCTGGGACTGTCTTGGAAGGAGCGGCGCAGATCAAATGACTCTGTAATAGAAGCTACTACTAGATTGCCCGTCCATGAGAACCTGGATATGATCTACCAAAATATTCAGATATTAAAATATCCCTTACCTTTCAAGTCGCTGATGTTTACTTCAGCACTACCAGGGGAAGGGAAGACAACCTTGGTATTAGGGCTTGTAGCTAGCGCTACCCGGATGCACCGACGGGTATTAGTTATTGATGCTAATTTGCACAATCCTAGCTTGCATAAAATCCTGGGACTATCTAATGATTGGGGACTATCTCTGTTATTAGTTGATGAGACAACTACTCATTTTCAAGATTATATCCAGCCTATTCATCCTTCAATTGATATTTTGACTGCTGGGCCGGAACCAGAAGACACGGTAAAGTTGCTCAGTTCTGAACGAATGAAAGAACTAATAGAGTTATTTGAGCAAAGTTATGACTTAGTACTGATAGATGCTCCACCGATTTTAGGTACGGTTGATGCTAGGATTGTGGCATCTTTTTGCAATGCTATTGTGATGGTAGAGCGCATGGGCAAAGTAACCAGAACTGAACTGACTCAAGCTACAGAAATTTTAAGTCAGTTGAATTTAATTGGAATTATCGCTAATGAAGTGAGTAATTCTCAAAAGGTATTGGCATCGTAG
- a CDS encoding SpoIID/LytB domain-containing protein — MKFQLYLGFLFSQIKVRHWWVSVLLWIALVAPAQASVILRVAIERGVNQVKVGSSTTGIVKDSTGRTLGQLPAMSAYYAQAIPGGVALDKWQSGLFWIEPTGKGFVYIGDRWYRGRTLVVPTEKGLTAVNWVDDQEYLYSVLGGEMDASWPQEALKAQAIAARTYALYEREKQRNNPVYDLGNTPDRWQIYKGVISEAPATYAAVDSTLGQVLTYKNRIILSVFHACSGGHTENVEDVWGSSEPYLRAVQDYDQNIRECNWVKSFSPSEISAKFPEVGSVTAMIPETYSPFRSVKVLKIVGNKGTKVLQGEEVRTALKLKSTRFTVTKGADGNFVLQGLGYGHALGMSQWGAYNLARQGVNHLQILGHYYQGVALTPIQAK, encoded by the coding sequence ATGAAATTCCAACTTTACTTAGGCTTTTTATTTTCCCAGATTAAAGTACGTCATTGGTGGGTGAGTGTCCTCTTATGGATTGCTTTGGTTGCCCCAGCCCAAGCGTCTGTAATTCTGCGCGTGGCAATTGAGAGGGGCGTTAATCAGGTAAAAGTGGGCAGTTCTACCACTGGGATCGTCAAGGATAGTACCGGACGCACTCTCGGACAGTTACCAGCGATGAGTGCATATTATGCCCAAGCCATTCCTGGCGGAGTTGCTTTAGATAAGTGGCAGTCTGGTTTATTTTGGATTGAGCCAACGGGTAAAGGATTTGTTTATATTGGCGATCGCTGGTATCGGGGTAGAACTCTGGTTGTCCCCACAGAAAAAGGCTTAACGGCTGTTAATTGGGTTGATGACCAAGAATATCTTTACAGCGTTCTCGGTGGCGAAATGGATGCTAGCTGGCCCCAAGAAGCTTTAAAAGCCCAAGCGATCGCAGCTCGCACTTATGCTCTTTACGAACGAGAAAAACAACGGAATAATCCCGTTTACGATTTAGGCAATACCCCCGATCGCTGGCAAATTTACAAAGGTGTCATCAGTGAAGCTCCTGCTACTTACGCCGCAGTAGATTCCACTTTAGGACAGGTGTTAACTTACAAAAACCGGATTATTCTCTCAGTCTTTCACGCTTGTTCTGGGGGACACACCGAAAATGTAGAAGATGTTTGGGGAAGCAGCGAGCCTTATCTGCGTGCTGTTCAAGATTACGATCAAAATATCCGTGAGTGTAATTGGGTGAAAAGCTTCTCGCCCAGTGAGATTAGCGCTAAATTTCCTGAAGTTGGCAGTGTGACGGCGATGATTCCAGAGACATACTCGCCTTTCCGCAGTGTTAAAGTCTTGAAAATTGTTGGTAACAAGGGTACTAAAGTACTACAGGGCGAGGAAGTGCGAACAGCCCTCAAGCTCAAAAGTACCCGCTTTACCGTTACTAAGGGAGCCGATGGTAATTTTGTACTCCAAGGGCTTGGCTACGGTCATGCTTTAGGTATGAGTCAGTGGGGAGCGTACAATCTGGCTCGGCAAGGAGTAAACCACCTGCAAATTTTGGGACATTATTATCAAGGTGTTGCCCTAACACCAATTCAGGCGAAGTAA
- a CDS encoding WecB/TagA/CpsF family glycosyltransferase: MVARVLLPTKKVLDFPITALRFDEQVQTILKWAGKRESKTVYVANVHMLIEAHWHPQFATVLRNADIVTPDGMPLVWMMRKMGAIYQDRVAGMDIFLALCQRTQTQNLSIFFLGSQTEILSRMRKRLEQEFPQMKIAAMEPLPFRPLTETEDEALVRRINSSGASAVLVSLGCPKQENWIAQHKGKIQAVMIGLGGVFPVYAGIHKRAPRIVRDLGLEWLYRWIQEPRRLCGRYAKTIPLFIWLATKQLLSSSRIAAVFLHETGD, translated from the coding sequence ATGGTGGCAAGAGTGCTTCTACCTACTAAAAAAGTGCTTGATTTCCCTATTACTGCTTTACGTTTTGATGAGCAGGTACAAACAATACTGAAGTGGGCGGGTAAGCGTGAGAGTAAAACTGTATACGTAGCTAATGTACACATGCTCATTGAGGCTCATTGGCATCCACAGTTTGCCACCGTATTACGAAATGCAGATATAGTTACTCCTGATGGTATGCCTCTTGTATGGATGATGAGAAAAATGGGGGCTATTTACCAAGACCGTGTGGCAGGGATGGATATTTTTTTAGCATTGTGTCAGCGAACTCAAACACAAAATCTTAGTATTTTCTTTTTAGGTTCCCAAACAGAAATTCTTTCTAGGATGCGAAAAAGGTTAGAGCAGGAATTTCCCCAAATGAAGATTGCGGCGATGGAACCTCTACCCTTTCGTCCCCTGACTGAAACTGAAGACGAAGCCTTGGTTCGAAGGATTAATTCTAGTGGTGCTAGCGCCGTCCTAGTATCTCTAGGATGTCCTAAGCAAGAAAATTGGATAGCTCAACATAAAGGTAAGATACAAGCTGTAATGATTGGACTGGGTGGAGTTTTCCCAGTTTATGCAGGAATTCACAAGCGGGCACCCCGCATAGTTAGAGACTTAGGACTTGAATGGCTGTATCGATGGATTCAAGAACCACGCCGACTTTGCGGTCGCTATGCTAAGACCATTCCACTATTTATATGGCTGGCTACCAAGCAACTACTATCATCAAGTCGGATTGCAGCAGTTTTTCTTCACGAGACTGGGGATTAA
- a CDS encoding alpha-hydroxy acid oxidase produces the protein MTVVSNDHRFQPINLFEYEKLAKEHLSQMTLDYYSSGAWDEITLRDNCAAFERVKLRPRILVDVSDRNLTTSILGQPLQLPILIAPMAFQCLAHPDGEVATALAAASSGVGMVLSTMATKSIEEVATACDKFPDSLRWFQLYIHKDRGLTRALVEKAYKAGYKAICLTVDAPVLGQRERDKRNEFALPTDLHLANLATISGLDISHEKGESGLFTYFAQQLNPAVTWDDLAWLQSLSPLPLVIKGVLRGDDAVRAVEYGAKAIVVSNHGGRQLDGAIASIEALVEIVAAVDGKIEVLLDGGIRRGTDILKALALGAKAVLIGRPILWGLAVAGEVGVSHVISLLQDELNVGMALSGCANLQDINPSLLTLPRF, from the coding sequence ATGACAGTTGTATCCAACGACCATCGCTTTCAACCCATAAATCTCTTTGAGTACGAAAAGCTAGCAAAAGAGCATCTGTCTCAAATGACCCTTGATTACTATAGCAGTGGTGCTTGGGACGAAATCACATTACGAGATAATTGTGCTGCCTTTGAGCGAGTCAAGTTAAGACCTCGGATATTAGTCGATGTTAGCGATCGCAATTTAACTACCTCCATTTTAGGACAACCCCTGCAACTACCTATATTAATTGCGCCAATGGCTTTTCAATGTCTAGCCCATCCAGACGGAGAAGTGGCCACAGCCCTAGCTGCCGCATCATCTGGTGTGGGAATGGTATTAAGTACAATGGCCACAAAGAGCATTGAAGAAGTAGCGACTGCGTGTGATAAATTTCCAGATTCTCTGCGATGGTTCCAGCTTTACATCCATAAAGACCGGGGATTAACTCGGGCTTTAGTAGAAAAAGCCTATAAGGCAGGCTATAAAGCAATTTGTTTGACTGTAGATGCACCTGTTCTCGGACAACGCGAAAGAGATAAACGTAACGAGTTCGCCTTACCCACAGACTTACATCTGGCTAATCTCGCCACCATCTCAGGACTAGATATTTCCCACGAAAAAGGTGAATCTGGATTATTTACATATTTTGCACAACAGCTAAATCCAGCAGTAACTTGGGACGATTTGGCATGGTTGCAATCTTTATCTCCATTACCTTTAGTCATCAAAGGAGTTTTACGGGGAGATGATGCTGTGCGGGCTGTAGAATATGGGGCCAAAGCAATTGTTGTTTCCAATCATGGTGGCAGACAACTCGATGGTGCGATCGCTTCAATAGAAGCCCTAGTTGAAATAGTAGCAGCAGTGGATGGTAAAATAGAAGTGCTACTGGATGGAGGCATTCGCAGGGGCACAGACATTCTCAAAGCTCTGGCATTAGGAGCAAAAGCAGTACTGATTGGACGACCGATTTTGTGGGGACTAGCAGTAGCAGGAGAAGTTGGTGTATCTCATGTTATCTCACTGCTACAAGATGAGCTAAATGTGGGGATGGCACTTAGCGGCTGTGCAAACCTACAGGATATTAACCCTAGTTTATTGACGTTGCCACGTTTTTAA
- a CDS encoding M48 family metallopeptidase gives MSFFKTPLIGLKADSFRHPLDLEATKTLKQIPGIDMLVRNWLGPMAEQVFYVENIASSILVGEKQLPDLYKLLLDACEILDIEPPQLYVRQHPAPNAYTFAVRGKQPFVVLHTSLIDILTPEEIQAVIAHELGHLKCDHSVYLTPVNLLILAAAIVPNVGTFVAQAIQAQLLEWVRCAEFTCDRAALLATQDPKVVMSVLMKLAGGSPTLAPQLNLDAFVAQARAYDDISKTELGEMVKTARTAQLTHPVPVLRAREIDRWASSTEYQSLIQTHGLKSTSNEVAPKGGWRNW, from the coding sequence ATGTCTTTCTTCAAAACCCCTCTGATTGGTTTAAAAGCTGACTCATTTCGTCATCCATTAGACCTGGAAGCTACTAAAACGCTCAAGCAAATACCAGGCATAGATATGTTGGTGCGAAATTGGCTTGGCCCGATGGCAGAGCAGGTTTTCTATGTAGAAAATATTGCTTCCAGCATTCTGGTAGGTGAAAAACAACTTCCTGATTTATACAAGCTGTTGTTAGACGCTTGTGAAATTTTGGATATAGAGCCTCCCCAGTTATACGTCCGGCAACATCCGGCTCCCAACGCCTATACTTTTGCTGTGCGGGGTAAGCAGCCCTTTGTAGTGCTACACACATCCCTAATTGATATCCTCACCCCAGAGGAAATCCAGGCAGTAATTGCCCATGAGTTGGGACATCTCAAGTGTGACCATAGCGTTTACTTGACCCCAGTAAATTTACTAATATTAGCTGCGGCGATTGTGCCCAATGTCGGAACCTTCGTTGCCCAAGCGATACAGGCACAACTTTTAGAATGGGTACGCTGTGCTGAGTTTACCTGTGATCGCGCCGCGTTACTAGCAACCCAAGACCCCAAAGTTGTCATGTCAGTGTTGATGAAGCTGGCGGGTGGTTCCCCAACTTTAGCGCCACAACTGAATCTTGATGCTTTTGTTGCCCAAGCCCGTGCTTATGATGACATTAGCAAGACCGAATTAGGTGAAATGGTCAAAACCGCCCGCACAGCCCAATTAACCCATCCAGTACCAGTGTTGCGGGCGCGAGAAATTGACCGTTGGGCAAGCAGCACAGAATACCAATCTTTGATCCAAACTCATGGATTGAAATCTACAAGTAATGAAGTTGCACCCAAAGGCGGCTGGCGAAACTGGTAG
- the murA gene encoding UDP-N-acetylglucosamine 1-carboxyvinyltransferase gives MNPSTSLPDAKIAPEADSSVLQIWGGHPLRGHVKISGAKNAALVIMAGALLCPGDCRIRNVPLLADVERMGQVLSALGVRLTRQGDILDINASEIKTSKAPYELVTQLRASFFAIGAILARLGVAQMPLPGGCAIGARPVDLHVRGLQAMGAEVQIEHGICNAYVPGSSRRLKGAKIYLDIASVGATENLMMAATLAEGETIIENAAREPEVVDLANFCNAMGAKIKGAGTSRIIVEGVPKLHSVDYSIIPDRIEAGTFLLAAAITRSELILSPVAPEHLVPVIAKLRDIGVTIIEDKPEHLHILPAESLKATDIETQYHPGFPTDMQAPFMSLLTLAEGDSVINESVFENRLRHASELNRLGADIRVKGNAAFVRGVPKLSGAPVLGTDLRASAALVIAGLAAEGKTTIQGLQHLDRGYDRLDVKLQQLGAKILRVGETSADAEIAPSISSLSS, from the coding sequence ATCAATCCTTCTACCAGCTTACCAGATGCCAAAATTGCTCCAGAAGCAGACTCCTCAGTCTTGCAAATTTGGGGTGGGCATCCTTTGCGAGGTCATGTGAAAATTAGCGGGGCAAAAAATGCAGCACTGGTAATCATGGCTGGAGCCTTGCTGTGTCCGGGCGATTGTCGTATCCGCAACGTTCCCTTATTAGCGGATGTAGAGCGGATGGGTCAGGTGTTATCGGCTTTGGGTGTACGTTTAACCCGGCAAGGCGATATTTTAGACATCAACGCCAGCGAAATTAAAACCTCAAAGGCTCCCTACGAACTAGTTACCCAGCTAAGAGCGAGTTTTTTTGCCATTGGTGCCATTCTTGCCAGATTAGGAGTAGCACAGATGCCTTTACCAGGCGGTTGTGCTATTGGGGCAAGACCAGTTGACTTGCATGTGCGAGGACTGCAAGCAATGGGGGCTGAGGTGCAGATTGAGCATGGCATTTGTAACGCCTACGTCCCTGGCAGCAGCCGGAGATTAAAAGGTGCGAAGATTTACTTAGATATCGCCAGCGTTGGAGCGACGGAAAACTTGATGATGGCTGCTACCCTAGCAGAAGGGGAAACTATCATCGAAAATGCTGCCAGAGAACCGGAAGTAGTTGATTTAGCTAACTTCTGTAACGCAATGGGAGCAAAGATTAAGGGGGCGGGGACTAGCAGGATTATTGTAGAAGGAGTGCCCAAATTGCATTCTGTTGACTACAGTATCATTCCTGATCGCATTGAGGCTGGGACATTTTTATTGGCAGCAGCAATTACCCGTTCCGAACTTATCCTCTCACCAGTAGCTCCAGAACATCTTGTACCAGTGATTGCCAAGTTGCGGGATATTGGGGTGACAATAATTGAAGACAAGCCTGAACACTTACACATTCTGCCAGCAGAAAGCCTCAAGGCCACGGATATTGAAACTCAATACCATCCAGGTTTTCCTACAGATATGCAAGCGCCATTCATGTCTTTGCTGACATTGGCTGAAGGCGACAGCGTGATTAACGAATCCGTCTTTGAAAATCGCTTGCGTCATGCCTCAGAGTTAAATCGCTTGGGGGCAGACATTCGTGTTAAAGGCAACGCTGCTTTCGTTCGGGGAGTGCCGAAATTGTCTGGCGCACCAGTATTAGGTACAGACTTACGAGCATCAGCAGCGCTAGTTATCGCGGGGTTAGCAGCAGAAGGAAAAACGACCATTCAAGGATTACAGCACCTCGATCGCGGCTACGATCGACTTGATGTGAAGTTGCAGCAATTGGGAGCTAAAATCCTTCGTGTGGGCGAAACATCAGCAGATGCCGAAATCGCTCCCAGCATCAGTAGCCTTTCAAGTTGA
- a CDS encoding RNA methyltransferase yields MLTSLQNSLVKQIRKLHSTKERNKQQLFLLEGTHLLEEACAVNYPLETVCCTPDWQAAHSSLWEEACSKSERAEIVSEEVLNAIATTVQPDGVVATAKRRDSQTQLPLTGLVLALETVQDPGNLGTMIRTAAAVGASGLWVSEDSVDLDSPKVLRASAGQWFRLATAVTQDLKATVQQSQQAGMQVVATLPSATLTYWDVDWRKPSLILLGNEGAGLSADLAAIADQQVRIPLSPGVESLNVAITAALMLYEARRQMSQRRD; encoded by the coding sequence ATGTTGACCAGTTTACAAAATTCCTTAGTTAAGCAAATTCGCAAACTCCACTCCACCAAGGAGCGAAACAAGCAGCAGTTATTTTTACTGGAAGGGACGCACCTATTGGAAGAGGCTTGTGCGGTGAATTACCCACTAGAAACAGTGTGTTGTACTCCGGATTGGCAAGCAGCCCATTCGTCACTTTGGGAAGAAGCTTGTAGTAAAAGCGAGCGCGCCGAGATTGTCAGCGAGGAAGTATTAAATGCGATCGCTACTACAGTTCAACCTGATGGTGTGGTAGCAACGGCAAAACGAAGGGATAGCCAAACTCAACTACCATTGACTGGTTTAGTTCTAGCTTTAGAAACAGTACAAGATCCGGGAAACCTAGGTACGATGATTCGCACTGCGGCGGCGGTGGGAGCATCAGGTTTGTGGGTAAGTGAAGATAGTGTAGATTTAGACAGCCCAAAAGTTCTCCGGGCTTCCGCAGGACAATGGTTTCGCCTAGCAACAGCTGTAACCCAAGATTTAAAAGCTACAGTTCAACAAAGTCAGCAAGCAGGGATGCAGGTAGTGGCAACCTTACCCAGTGCGACTTTAACTTATTGGGATGTGGACTGGCGCAAACCCAGTCTGATTTTACTAGGAAATGAGGGGGCTGGATTGTCGGCAGATTTAGCAGCGATCGCAGATCAACAAGTCAGAATTCCTTTGAGTCCTGGGGTAGAATCTTTGAATGTAGCGATCACAGCCGCTTTAATGTTGTACGAAGCTCGGCGGCAAATGAGTCAGAGACGCGATTAA